The Agelaius phoeniceus isolate bAgePho1 chromosome 2, bAgePho1.hap1, whole genome shotgun sequence region AGTGTTTTAGAGCAGCAGATTTCAGATCAACAGTTTGGAAATGGAGAGTTTATTTACACCTCTCTAAAGGTGTAAATTTACACCTTTAGAGAAAAACTGTGGAGGTTTCATATTCAGCcattcagcagcagcacccctCCACCACACAGCTTCAAAACGATTGTGTCCTTCTGTCCAGACATGGCACAGAAATCCACCCCATTCTCTGCTGGGATGCCATATGACTTGATTTACTGCCCTATGTAAGAACAGGGGtagcccagggctgctgactACCTTACTTGCCTTTCTCTACATGTTCTCAAGCTCCATAATCTCTGTTTTTAGTGTGGAGACAAGAACTGTCCACTACGGGAATGCATCAAGATTTTATCCAAGATTTGATAACCTACTTGTTGGTGCCCCTCATTTTGCTGATGATTTTGGTTCTTCTGCTGTTGTAGCCAATGCAGAACTGACTTCAGCAAATGGTCAATGATGCCAGTGCCAAGTGCCCTTTCCCAAATGCAGCAGCCAGTTTAAAGTCCATGTAATTAGGCACAATTTAGATTATTTTTCCCCAGCATGCACCACCTTACATTAAAATATACTAATTCTCATCTGCCACCCTTCCAGCATGGCATCTGCCAACATGAAATGTCATCTCCAGTCTGTTGATAGAGACACTGGATAAATCTAGTCTGAGTGCCAAACCCTGGAGGACTCCATTGCTTATTTATTGAGCCCCACTTTGCTTCCTGCACTTCAGCCAGCTTTTAGCCCACAAAAGAACCTGTCTTCCAGCTCTCTGACAACTTAGGTACTTAAGAAACCTTTGTTGCAGAGCTATGTTGAAGGCTTTGACAAATGCAACTCTATAAATGCACAcatatcatagaatcatagaatggtttgggtgggaagggatcttaGAGATCATCTAATTCAAAgccccctgccataggcagggacaccttccactagaccaggttgccccatccaacctggccttgaacactcccagggattccattcccccttgtcccatCACAACATGcccttgtgaaaagtccctctcaAGCAACCTTGTAGggcccctttaggtactggcaCATGCTTTAAGGTCTCTCTGGggtcttctcttctcttctcttctcttctcttctcttctcttctcttctcttctcttctcttctcgtCTCGTCTCGTCTCGTCTCGTCTCGTCTCGTCTCGTCTCGTCTCGTCTCGTCTcgtctcttctcttctcttctcttctccaggatgaacagccccatctctctcagcctgtcttcacagaagatgtgctccagccctctggcCATCTCAtggtcctgctctgctccagcaggtccatgaTGTTCTTAGGTCAGGGTTTCAGAGCTGAATGCAGTgctcaggtggggtctcacaagaGTGAAGTAGAGGGGAAAATCTCCTCCCTCAGCCATATATGaacatctatctatctatctatctatctatctatctatctatctatctatctatctatctatctatgtCTAAAATGACCACTGGGTCCCCTTCATCCATTGCCATCACAGCCCTTCAGTGGCTAAGCCAAACAAGATCTCCCTTTTCAGACAACATGACAAAACTCCCTTTTTTTCAGCAGACTGGCATTTCAATGAGCTCAGTGCTTTCATGCTTCATTACAGAtgcccccaaaatgtcccagaGGAGGAGATCAGTCCCAGTGGTGAGTAGCTCCCAGGACTGATGACAAGCTCCCAGCCTTGAGTAGCCTTATCAAGCCTTTCTGGTAAATGAGAGCTGCACTGATGACACATCAGTGCCCTGGCACAGTGCCTGATTGCAGTGGTGGGTTATGTGCCTTGGCCAGCAGTCTCACGTTGAGGTCCTTTGGGATACTGATATGAGTGCCATCTGGTCTCAATTACTCTTTGGAGTCTCACTTATCTAGTTGGTTTAATACTTCCTGCCCACATCTGTTGAGTAGAGCTGGCTCCTCTGTCCTTTGTATTGTACCAGCCCTGAAAATATCCCAGCATCTTTGGCTGGGAAGAGTGAATTCCCTGAGTTTTCCTGCTATGACCTTGTTCCTAAGAGATCTTTTGCCACCAAACTCCCCTGCCAGTTCCCAAGCAGTCTTTCATCTTTCAGTAGGTTTACAAAACTTACTGTCAACCCAGAACATCCTTTATCAGAAGCTcttcactatttttttttttttttctttaatggtCCTGGTTTCCTCTCCACATTTGATCTGTCATGATACAGACCTTCCTGTTCTCCACATTTTGACAAGCTTTCTGCTTTCCAAATGGAGATCTTTTCCTTATAGTAGTCTTGGTAACTATTTTACTGGCAGACATTGGGCTCAATATTTCTTAAAGTGCCTATTTCTTTTGGAATGTAGGCTTGTtgaattttctgtttgttttcaaaaaCAGCCCCCAAATTTATGTAGGCTTCTTCCTTCTGGGACTGCTTCCCTGTCCCACaatgctgctgagcccagctctaCTGTGATTAGCAGTACAGAACTACCTCCACCAAAACCTGTGCAGCACCAAAGATCAGATGGCATCTTGTAGAGGTAGAATGCCAAGGTAGAATTGCATCTTGTGTTGCTGATTTTTTTGCAGGACTTATTATTCTAGGAATGAGGAAGTTGTTTCTTATGGACATAACATCTCATCCTGCTGCAGCATTGTGTTATTATAAGGACACCCCAAACCTCCTCCCATTGTTACCTGTTTTCATCTTCCTACCCTCACTTAATGTGCTCTGGCAACTGTCACAACCTGGTAAGGAGCTCAGTAGTGCATTCCTAATAGTATATTTTTCTTATTAGAGTCTGCCTACAGGAGCCTTGTTGTGCTTCTCTTTAGCCACAATATTTTTACAGTGTTGTGAGTTATGTAGCCCTTCCTGCACAGTGCCACTCCTCCACCCGAGCATCCTACAGTATCATTTCCATAAAGCTGGTAGCATGGCAACACAGGCTCCTATTGATTATCCTTTCTCCTGCTGGTCTCTGAGGTTTCCTTTGCACCAGAGTTTTGGTCTCATGCTAAGCCCGATGGGTGCTCTGTCTCTTTTTCAGGTTTGAGATCAGTGCAGAATTACATGTAAGATTTTGATTAGACATCCAAGATAGCATGTGCCAGTCTATTGGATTTGTGGGCAGTTGGATCCCGAGCTTAAAATATGAGAGGTTTGGGGCATTTTTATTAGTTTAGTATCTCCTTCAATTAAACAAATCTCCTCTTACTTTTGCTTTATCAGCCCCCTACCTGTCTTGCACACCCATCCATTCATTAAGGATGTAAAATTCACCTTAGGCAAGGAATGTCTTTTAGCTATCATCTTACCTAAAATTGCACTCAAGCCAGGCTaagataaaaggcaaaatatatATTCATAATAAATATGTATAATTTATAATATAGATGTAATTTGTAGTGAAGGACAAATATTTCTTAATAAAATCCATGATAATCaagctgtaaatattttttaaagatttcacagaagaaaagataaaaaacccacccaaactaTATATCTAATCTACTCATGCAGCaattatttcagaaaaggcatcctttttctttctcagctgattttctctttctcatGCCAGGGAGATTGTCAGAGCCTCAGGACATGTGTCAGCTGCTTCCATTGATAGCTTCCATCAGTGAAACTCATATATAGAAAAAATCTCCTGTTAGAGAATTTCTATCAGATGAGCCTTGCAGTAGCACTGAAGAGAGAATCCCATTTCAGTTtgttcttttctctccttttttttttttttttttttgagggctGTTAGATCTTACTGCAAATCTCCCTTCTTTTGGGAGACACAGAAAATTCCTATAGGTCCAGTCTCTCAGCCGTAACCCATCCTGTTCATTCCTGATCCAGGAGACTGTCTGGATGCTTCTGCCGAAAATGAAGTTTATGGCCTATCCTTAGATAGATCATTATTTCCGTATATTTAGAAGCCATCTCCTAACCTTAGCTGGCTCATAACAGTTAGCCATCTTCAGATTCAAGGAAGGCTAAAATTCTCCTCTTATCCTCTGTGGTTGGTTGAGGTAGTCCCACATTAAATATATCTTTCACTTCACCTTCCTTTCCACATTGATCTGTGTGTCAAGACACAGCTAACAGGAGCATCTACACATGAACATTGTATGGGTCATTGTTGGCCCTGTGTTGAGTGCAGGCACCATGGGGCTTTAAGAGCTTTCAGCTGACTGGTCTCCAGTTTCTTTCTCTTGGACATCCCATAACAGCTTGAAACTTGTGTTGGAATAACTTGGAGAGGAGTCTAAGAACTGATTTTCTCGCTAGGCTCAAGGATACTGAATTTTCTCAATTGCACATGCACTATTCTACTCTGAGTCTTGGTCCAGCTGGAAAGAGAATTGAGGAGCATTTGTGCAGTTAGAGGCCAAAACAGGTTAAATGGTAACTGTTGGCTAGATACCTTCATGTGAGGAGCCTGAGCAATGTGCCTCAGTCCCTGTGCTTGTAATGCTTTCCCCAGGGTGCAGGGACCCAAGGGCTTTTCATCAACTGAATCTTCATTGCCCCAGTCCCATCTTTCATCAGCTAGCACTGGACACAAGCCTTCACTCAtagtgctgagcagggcttggaaTTTGTCCACAGTCCAAGGTCTTCAACCTCATTTGACTCCTCTACCTCACAGCTGGCACACAAAACAAGAGTGCTTCAACAGGCAGCAGATCCCTTCACTAatattttcttgtgttttggggtttctaaAGGCAAAGATGCTTGGACCACAGGAAAACAGAGTCAGGAGGGCTCTTCTCTTTGCCATACCTCAGGCTGTAATGTTTCCCTGAAAAATGGGGGGATCATATTCATTCTGGAGAAAAGCTGGTTTTTGATCCCATACGTGTGTATCAGACAGTAGTTccataaagaaaaccaaaacaattaaAAGTCCTTTGATTGCTGAAGATTTGTCTTCAAGAAGAATATAATTTCCATCTCCTTCATGAGGAAAGCGAATCTCAAACGAGGAGGAGATTAACTTTAGGAGCATGTGTTTAGTCAGTCCAGGGCTTTCCTGAGACCCAATATCCATTACGTGCTTGCTTCTTGGGAGCCAGCCTGGGGTTGTGTTTCCCATGCTTGCCATCCCAGTGGGGCCGGATAAAAAGATGCCTCCTGGGGCACATGTGGTTTCTCTATTTAAGGGACTTAGACTCTGAGACACAGCCCTGGAGATACCATGGCATGCTCTGAGCATAGCTCAGGCTCCCACACCACGTCTCCAGTTTGCAATTTAGCTCCCATTTACAGCACACTGGGTAGCTGGGTGTTTGAAGTACCCAAATGTAAGGCCAAATTTACCGCCAAGGAGGCTCCACCTGTACAAATAAATGAGTTTCAAACTGGGAAGCCAGTGAGGTTCAGAAGGAGATAGGATGCTGTCATGTACCATGGGCACATTACCACTCACGCTGGAGCAAATGAAAAGTTTCTTTTCCATGCATTTGGAAATGCCATGTAGTTGTGGTTTTCAGGCTAAAAATTCCCATGCCCCATCTTTAGAATATATTGGCAGATACAAAGAGGGAATTGCTCCCACTGTCAAACAAGAAACAATACTGACACCTTCCTTTGAAAATACTACTAGCTGCAGGACAGCTGAGATAAGAAATCAAgagttcagaaaataaatagacactaatgagaaaaaaatttattatttagaGCGTTTCAGTAGTGAGTGGTTTTGACTTGATCGAATTACAGCCTCACAGGAGGAGAAATGCCTCTCTCTGAGCACAGCCCATTTTCTCAGAGGCCATTTTCATTAGTGCTGCAAATGGGGGCTGCCCTGGAAGCTGCAGTGTGTGTGGATGACTGACTGGTGCAGAACAGCTGAGCACAGAAGAGGTTAAGAGAGTGGTACGTGGAGCAAAGGCCCCACAAAAAGAGACACAGAAAGCAACCAGGAGCTAACAAGAAAGTAGAAATACAATGCAAGGAGGAGGGAGTTAAAAAATGAACCATGCATAATTAACACAGTGTTTGCACAGTTTTTAAGGTCAAAATGTCCTTAATTTTTACATGTATCAAAATAAGTCTAGTATTGCTCAGGAAATACTGCCAAAAACATACCAGAAAAATTTCCCTGGTTGCAAAAGGCAGATTCAGTTATTTTGGCTTTCCATTCTAATTTGAAATGCAGGCCTAGCAGTGGGCAGTGATTTCTTTTCTGATCAGGTTTTGATGTTTCCATGGTAGGTGACTGGGGACTCAAAACTTCCCTGCCACAAAATGGCTGACAGCAAGTTGGCTTGTTTTGCAAAGCAAAGATCAGAGACTTGTCattaaaacacacacacagcacctcTAAAAGGCAGCACTTTTACAGGCTGAGAACACAACCAGCTGCTGTAGCACTGAAACTCATTAGAGCTTACTTGGGGCTTTGTGTCTTGAGATGTGTATTTACTGGAACGTCACAAGTAATTACTCGTTAACAAACCCTTACTTCCCACTGTCATCTGCACCTTGCAATTTCTGCCCTCAGTGAAGCAGTCCCAAATAGCCAaactccctgcccagcctgtaACCCAGCACTCACACCACTTCTTTTCCCTTTGGCAGAAAAATGGAGACGCTGGCTGTGACTATGAATATTTCCAATACTTCCAAGGTGGCACTAGATGGCAGCTTCACTAACTGCTCCTCCAACTATACGGTCGACAGCTTCAAACAAGTCATTTATCCTATCACGTATCTCTTCATCTTCTTCCCGGGTGCTATTGGAAACAGCCTCTCCATTTATGTTTTCTTCCAGACATCGCAAAGGACCTCGGTAAACATTTACATGCAGAACTTGGCTATTTCAGACCTCATGTTTGTCAGCACTTTGCCCTTTCGGGCCTCATATTTCCTCTTGGGATCCCGTTGGATATTTGGTGACATCCTCTGCCGGATCATGACTTACACCTTGTACATGAATATGTACTGCAGCATTTATTTCCTGGCCGTGCTCAGCGTGGTTCGTTTCGTAGCCATCGTCCACCCGTTCAAACACGGAAAAGTGACCAATGCCAAGTATGCCAGGATTACCTGTGTGGCCATATGGATCTTTGTTctggcagctgccagccctcTGTTGAACAAGGGAATCGCTGGCTACCGCAACCCAGTCAAATGCTTGGACCTGCACCcctccagcacacacaggctcctcatgatGAACAGCTTTGTCCTCGTCGTGGGCTTCATCCTGCCCTTCTGCACAATTGTGTTCTGCTACGTCTTTGCCATCAGAGCGCTGCTCAAGTCCAGGGCTCCGCAGAGCGGGAGGGCAATCTGTCACAGGAAGGCACTGCTAACCATTGTCATCACCCTCATCCTCTCCCTCATCTGCTTCCTGCCCTACCACATCCTGAGAACTGTTCACCTGATgtacagcagctgcagccaggccagcctGCACAAGGCGCTGGTGGTCACTCTCTGCCTCGCTGCCACGAACAGCTGCCTCGATCCCTTCCTCTATTACTTTGCTGCTGaaaatttcaaagcaaaaatCAGAAGTTTGTGCTGCAGGTAGCTGGTGCAGAATTGCAAAACAATGTATATATACACAGTCCGGATGGGATCTCTAGACTGGACTCATACTGTTCAATGACAGAGGCTGTCATGCTGCTGGCcagtctgcagctctgctgctcactgTCAGGCATTTCTGGAGCAGAAGTCTCTGGGACAGAGCTCTATGTGAGTGACCAAAACTGAGTCTGGATGATCTGAGGACAGGTGGCTGGGTATGATCCCTGGCTGTCTTCTGTTTAGCAGTATAGAGACACCTCTGTTGTTCACCCTCCCCAGGACAAGGCATTGAAAGGAATCCACCTTGCTACCAGAGTCCCATTATCCCATTTCACAATACTGAGTGACTTGAAAAGGAAACTGCTCACCTGACCACTTCAGTGTCTGTGCCTGAACCTCTCAGTGCTCCATTTCCCTGTATGTACTGGGGTTCAGACACTGCAATTCCTATTCACAGTACCCTGCCAGTTCCCATTGCAAACACTGTCAAAGGGGTTGTACattaaagaaatataaaacaTCACTTATGCTTTCTACTGAGGCTGACTTAAAAAGCAGGAAGAGAGGGAAacaggacccagcactggctCAGGCTGCTCAGAAGTCACTAACATGTCTAAATTTTCCACTATGAGCCAGCCACCAAGGTATTCTGCTTAACATTTCATGGGCTGTCAAGTGAGAGAATGACTTCAAGCAAGTGGCATCGTCCTGCAGTGTTATGAGTAAGATGACTGCTGGCAGTGAGGGCAGGAtgagggtgcccagagcactGGGCTGCATCCTTCAGCTCTTCATGTGGAGTCAATTCCTTCAAGGTCATTGCAACACTTCGTTTTTATGCCCACTGTTGCCAGTGCTTTTCACAAAGCTGAGGCTAAGCAGTTTCATTCCTGTGCAAGGATCCAAagacaaagtttaaaaattattttggtccAAAAAGGTTGCTAGGGAGTGGTTTCCACTGCACAGGTAAGTCAGTCTGACACCAAACAGCTGCCAAAGGCATTCCCAATTGCTTATCTTCAGTCTCCTCTGAGGACGAAACTGGTCCCTTTTTTCATAGGATTAGCTTCCTATTGGTTTGAATTTCCTACATCAAACCTGGAAGAATCCAACAGGGAAGCACTAACTCAGGTACAGGAAGGAAAATGGACAacagagaaggtggaggagaGCTTTTTTAGAAAGCAATGGGAATCTACTCCTGTGTGTACTTTGGAAAATTTCATCAAATGGCTGTCTGTATTTGTAAGTCTctgaatattttctaaaatatgttTTCTAAAAATTAGACCTAAGTGAAAACAGGCTCCAAACTCAGACCATATTTAGATTTTGGGTTTAATTACCTCATCTTTTACTAAAAATAGACAAGAAGTTTAGTCATATTTTCCAAGAAAGCAGCTGGACTTATATGAAAACTAACAAAAATGCTGAAAGCCTTCCCTCGCCGTGAAATTCAACCAAAGGAAGGTTTCTCTCTGTGAAGATACTTCTCAATGCTCTGAACTTTTTATGGAGAAAGAACTCCATAAACTGAATGTTATTGCTcccaaacaaaaataacagcAGCAAGCTATTTTTAGCTCTGTCTGAAATATTCAGAAAACAAATCATTGCTGGTCAGGTGGAAAAGTACTTGGCAAATCACtggaaaaagcacatttttcttgGCTATCTAAGGGTTATGTTCAGTCCTGTTTCAGTCACTTGATGCTGCCTTTGATGTAAGCACAGTTTTATCAGAAGTCTTCACTAAAGTTCATGCTCCAAACCCTTATTTCAATAATGCAGCAGCATACCTGAGAGCTGACCTGATGATGCCACGTGAACTCCTTGATCCCATGCTGTTGATGAAAAAGGGAATATTAGCAGTGGTTTGCAATGGGAATTTGATTGAAATGGTAACCATGCAGATATAGCAAGCTAATAattggaaggaaagggaaaactctttttctttggttttcacCCATCAGGAGGAAACCTCAACAGCAACAAGTAACAAGCCTGAAGCCTCTCATGAGACACCACCCGCTTCAAATACTGCAAGAGAATGCAAAAAAATAGCCACAGTCTAATCTCACCCACATGcttctgtctgtgtctgtccaGTGCACCTGATTATCAGATAATTTTGCATTTATAGGCTATATGTATCTCCCTTATAAGGTCACTTTTTTGTATTGATCACACTACCACTTTGTTGGCAATTGAATTAACTGTCAGAACTGTGTTTTAATAAACTAGATTTACCTGTGGCTGAAGAAATGTTTTTTATTGATCGCAGAGCTAACAAGGGATCTCCTCTGAGTCCAGGGGAGAAGGAACAAGAAACAGATACTGAGTTTTTGTAAGTGGGCCATCATTTCACAAGACTGAAATGTCCTTGGATGTGTGAGAACATCCTGCTGCCTTACTCACATTGCCAACAAAAAAGTGGGGAACATGAGTCAAAATCTGAGGTGCAAACAAAGTaatagaatttttaaattattatttagttATGTAAGGATTCTAGACCATCCTTGTTAGGGATTTTCTCATGAAGTTTCAACAGCACTTGTATAACATGCCACATTCCCATTTACTGCCTTCTCTCCATTTATTGCTCTGGCATGTCTCTACTCATGGAGCCGAAGATTCAGATTCTTCACTGTGGAAGTATCATagtaaaaaatgtaatttaaaaagcaCCAACATATCTATTCTAAAAGATAAAGCTCCTGACAGTTAATTTGCTTGCAATGCCTCTAGGTCCCTCAAGGGACCACATTCCCCTTAAAAAGTACTTGGATATGTTTCCTCAAATTTCTAAGAAGCAAAATCTAAGAATAGCTATAGTAAACAGTAAACTTGTGAGCTTGAAGGAGACATAAGAATAGGAAATGAAGTCTTTAAGTGACTGGGACCCTTAAGCAGCAGCAAATGATCTACCTTCATATGCAcattttcctgtcattcaggGAACCCCTGGTACTTCTAGACAAAGTTAATTTTTCAGTTCAAAGCTACCCTAGAGTCATAGAGAGGCAGCAGAAGGAAATGCCACTCTTCACACCAGCTTTTAAGCCCCACTTTGAGACCACGTGTGGCTGTGATTGCCCGGTGGGGTCACAGTGAGCAGGGGAGCATCTCATGACTGTGATCCTCCCCTTTGACTCTGCTCTCCTGAGAACCCACCAAGAGAGctctgtccagctctggggcctcCAACACGAGAAACACTTGGACCTGTTCAAGTGGCCCAGAGAAGGGCCACAAAggtgatcagagggctggagcagctctcccatgaagacaggctgagagagttgggggtatttcagtctggagaaaaaaaggctccaggga contains the following coding sequences:
- the CYSLTR2 gene encoding cysteinyl leukotriene receptor 2; translated protein: METLAVTMNISNTSKVALDGSFTNCSSNYTVDSFKQVIYPITYLFIFFPGAIGNSLSIYVFFQTSQRTSVNIYMQNLAISDLMFVSTLPFRASYFLLGSRWIFGDILCRIMTYTLYMNMYCSIYFLAVLSVVRFVAIVHPFKHGKVTNAKYARITCVAIWIFVLAAASPLLNKGIAGYRNPVKCLDLHPSSTHRLLMMNSFVLVVGFILPFCTIVFCYVFAIRALLKSRAPQSGRAICHRKALLTIVITLILSLICFLPYHILRTVHLMYSSCSQASLHKALVVTLCLAATNSCLDPFLYYFAAENFKAKIRSLCCR